The segment TGCCCGAGCCCGACTATCCGGCCGAGGCCGCAGTCAGGCGCGTGCGCAACAATGGCGCGATCAAGTGGCAGGGCGGCGAGATCTATGTCTCGGCCTCGCTTGCCGGCGAGCCGGTCGCCGTCGAAGAAACCGAAACCGGCGAATGGGCCTTACGCTTCTACGCCCACCCGCTCGGCCACATCGATCTCAAGCGAATGCGCCTGGTCCGCCGCAGCGCCTTGCAACCCCGACCAGCCGGCGCTGCGGCGGACACCACTGCGCAGGAGAAGGGGGGAAAACTGTAACCTATGTATCCGGTTCAAACTGTTACCTATCTATCGGCTGGACAATCTGGCTGCAATCTCCGCTCACTTTCTGCAACGCTGGAGATTGGCGAAATCCTTTGCGAAGGCGTCTTTCTCCCCGTCACTATACGGGGAGAAATGCCTGGCAGGGCAATGAGGGGCAGCGCAAACCTAAATCGATTGCTATGCTTCTTCGCGGTCCACGTCGCGATTTCTCAGTAAACCACCACGCTCCTGATGCTCTTGCCCTCATGCATCAGGTCAAAACCCTTGTTGATGTCCTGCAGCTTCAGCGTGTGGGTGATCATAGGGTCGATCTCGATCTTGCCGTCCATGTACCAGTCGACGATCTTCGGCACGTCGGTGCGGCCGCGCGCGCCGCCGAAGGCGGTGCCCATCCAGGTGCGTCCGGTGACGAGCTGGAACGGGCGCGTTGAGATCTCCTGGCCGGCGCCGGCAACGCCGATGACCACCGACTTGCCCCAGCCGCGGTGCGATGCCTCAAGCGCCTGCCGCATCACCTTGGTGCTGCCGGTGCAGTCGAACGTATAGTCGGCGCCGCCGATCTGGTCGGCGCCGCGCTTGGTCATGTTGACGAGATAGGGCACGATGTCGCCGTCGATCTCCTTCGGATTGACGAAATGCGTCATGCCGAACTTCTCGCCCCATTCCTTCTTGTCGTTGTTCAGGTCGACGCCGATGATCATGTCGGCGCCGACAAGGCGCAGCCCCTGGATGACGTTGAGGCCGATGCCGCCGAGGCCGAAGACGGCGGCCGTGGCACCGATCTCGACCTTGGCCGTGTTGATCACCGCGCCGATGCCGGTGGTGACGCCGCAGCCAATGTAGCAGATCTTGTCGAAGGGCGCGTCGGGGTTGACCTTGGCGAGCGCGATCTCGGGCAGCACGGTGAAGTTGGAGAAGGTCGAGCAGCCCATGTAGTGGAGGATCTTGTCCTTGCCGATCGAGAAGCGCGACGAGCCGTCCGGCATCAGCCCTTGCCCCTGCGTGGCGCGGATTGCGGTGCACAGATTGGTTTTTCTGGACAGGCAGGACGGGCATTGCCGGCATTCCGGCGTGTAGAGCGGGATGACGTGGTCACCCTTCTTGACCGAGGTGACACCCTTGCCGACGTCGACGACGATTCCCGCGCCCTCATGGCCGAGGATCGCCGGAAAGATGCCTTCGGGATCGGCGCCTGACAGCGTGAATTCGTCGGTGTGGCAGATGCCGGTCGCCTTGATCTCGACCAGCACCTCGCCCGCGCGCGGGCCGTCGAGGTCGACCTCCAGGATCTCCAGCGGCTTTCCGGCGGCGACAGCGACAGCGGCGCGGGTTTTCATCGGGGATCTCCTCTCAGGGCAAATCTGCAATCGGGGCGGAGCATTAGCGTATCTGCAGGTTCTGGACTATGGGACGAATTGACAGTTCGTTGCCGGGTTTGGCCGGCGCCGGACGACTTGCGCCCGGGGATATGCGCCAACTTGCCTTGACCGGCCGGGCGAAGCCCATAAAAGAAAGGCAGCCGAGGGAACGCAACCCGCATGTTCACAAAAATCCTGGTCGCCAATCGTGGCGAGATCGCCTGCCGCGTCATCAAGACGGCGCGCAAGATGGGCATTGCCACCGTGGCGGTCTATTCGGATGCCGATCGCGACGCCGTACATGTCGAAATGGCCGACGAGGCTGTCCATATCGGGCCTTCGCCGGCCGCTGAGAGCTATCTGGTGCCGGCGAGGATCATCGCTGCCTGCAAGGCGACAGGTGCTGAAGCCGTGCATCCAGGCTACGGGTTTTTGTCCGAACGCGCATCCTTCTGTGAGGCGCTGGAGAAAGACGGCATCGTCTTCATCGGCCCCAAACCCAGAGCGATCAGGGCGATGGGCGACAAGATCGAGTCGAAGAAATTCGCCAATGCAGCCAAGGTCAGCACGGTGCCCGGCTGGCTCGGCGTCATCGAGAATGCTGTCCATGCGGAAAAGATCGCCGGCGAGATCGGCTATCCCGTGATGATCAAGGCCTCGGCCGGCGGCGGCGGCAAGGGCATGCGCATCGCCTGGAGCAAGGCCGAGGTGCGCGACGGGTTCGACCGGGCGCGGTCGGAGGCCAAAAGCTCGTTCGGCGACGACCGCGTCTTCATCGAGAAGTTCGTGGTCGATCCGCGCCACATCGAGATCCAGGTGCTGGCCGACGCGCACGGCAACGCGCTTTATCTCGGCGAGCGCGAATGCTCGATCCAGCGCCGCAACCAGAAGATTGTCGAAGAGGCGCCTTCGCCCTTCCTCGACGCCAAGACCCGGAAAGCCATGGGCGAGCAGTCAGTGGCGCTGGCCAGGGCGGTCGACTATCAGAGCGCCGGCACGGTTGAATTCATCGTCGACAGCGAAAAGAACTTCTATTTCCTTGAAATGAATACGCGATTGCAGGTCGAGCACCCGGTGACAGAGCTTGTCACCGGCATCGACCTGGTCGAGCAGATGATCCGCATAGCGGCCGGCGAAAAGCTCGCCATCCAGCAAAGCGACGTCAGGCTGAACGGCTGGGCGGTGGAAAGCCGGCTCTACGCCGAGGACCCGTATCGCAATTTCCTGCCGTCGATCGGCCGGCTGACGAGATACCGGCCGCCGCAAGAGGGACAGTCCGGCGACATCGTCATCCGCAACGATACCGGGGTTACCGAGGGTTCGGAAATCTCGATGTTCTACGATCCGATGGTCGCCAAGCTGTGCACCTGGGCGCCGACGCGGCTCGCGGCAATAGACGCCATGTCCGAAGCGCTCGACAGTTTTGTCGTCGACGGCATCGAGCACAACATGCCGTTCCTGGCGGCGCTGATGCAGCATCCGCGCTGGCGGGAAGGGCGGATATCGACCGCCTTCATATCAGAGGAATATCCGGACGGCTTCGCGCCGATCGTGCCTGATAGCGAGGAAAAGGCCGTGCTCGCAGCCATCGCAACCGCGGTCGAACTGCTGCGCCGCGACCGGCTCGACCGGCTCGGCGGGCGGCTGGCGCCGCATTCGGGTGTGCTGAAACGCGATTGGGTGGTCAAGATCGGCAAGGATTACCTTTCGGCTTCGGTTATCGAAGGCATGATCTCCATTCCGATGGAACTCGGGCTGTCGATCGACGGCGGCACGGCGCTGACGGTGGCGTCCGACTGGCGGCCGGGCGATCTCGTCTGGCGCGGAACGGTCGGCGAGCGAAGAATTGCCGCGCAGGTCAGGCCGGTGCCGAACGGGCTTCGCATCGCCTGGAAAGGCATGTCGGTGAGCGCACGCGCCATGCTGCCGCGCATCGCCGAACTCGAAAGGCTGATGCCGGAAAAAGTGGCGCCCGACACCTCCAAGATGCTGCTCTGCCCGATGCCCGGCCTTGTCGTGTCGATCGCCGTTGCCGAAGGGCAGGAGGTCAAGGCCGGCGAGACGCTGGCAGTGGTCGAGGCGATGAAGATGGAAAATGTGCTGCGCGCCGAACGCGATCTCACCGTGTCGAAACTCAAGGCAAAACCGGGCGACAGTCTCGCCGTCGACGCGGTGATCATGGAATTTGCGTGAGGCTGAAACGCGCCTTGGCACTCTTCCAAGGTTGGCGGGACAGCGCCCCCCTCTGTCCTGCCGGACATCTCCCCCTCCAGGGGGGAGATCGGCAGCTTCGAGGACAGCACCCCTTCTGCATCCGACGAGATTGGCGAAAGCCGAGATGATAGCCAATCTCCCCACTAGAGGGGGAGATGTCCGGCAGGACAGAGGGGGGCGCGAAGGAATGCGACCTGACAATAGGTTGGCACGAGTTCGGGTGGGGCAGGAATTCGCATTTTCTGTCGCACAGCGCGTTTGTTCTTGCTTTGTGCCTCACTGCCGCTGGACTCGCATCGTCCGGTGCCGGACAATACATCTTCATCGACTGAGTCCTTTCAAACGGCGCTAAAAAACCATGGCGAATGATACACTTCCCCGCGATCCGTTGCGGCGCGAGGCCTTTGTGAAGGCGTCGCGGCCGGAAGCGCCGGCGCGGCCGTTCATTCATCTGCGTGTGCATTCGGCCTATTCGCTGCTCGAGGGCGCTTTGCAGCTCGGCACGGTCGTCGGTCATGCGGTGAGGGATGACGCCCCGGCCATCGCCGTCACCGACACCAATAATCTGTTCGGCGCGCTCGAATTTGCGCAAAAGGCGGTGAAGGAGGGTATCCAGCCGATCATCGGCTGCCAGACCGCTCTCGCTTTTTCCGGTGAAGCCAGCGACAGCCAGCGCGACCGCAGGCGACAAGGCCCGGAAATGCGGCCCGTGGTTTTGATCGCGGCGACCGAGGCCGGCTACAGCAATCTGGTCAGGCTGGTCAGCCGGGTCTATTTGGAGACGCCGCCCGGCGAGGCCGTGCATCTGACGACCGAGATGCTGCAAGGCTATTGCGACGGCCTGATCTGTCTCAGCGGCGGGCCGCGCGGCCCGATCGGCAACGCGCTGAAAGAGGACCGCCGCGACCTCGCCGAGACACGGCTTCTGGCGCTCAAGGCGTTGTTCGGCGACCGGCTCTATGTCGAGCTGGAACGGGTTTCTGGCTATGACCGGGTCATCGAGAAATCGTCAGTCGATCTCGCCTATACCAACGACTTGCCGCTGGTTGCCACCAATGAGGCGTTTTTCTCCTCGCGCGACGACTATGAGGCGCATGACGCGCTGATCGCCATCGCCGAAGGGTCGGTCGTCGCCGTCGACAATCGCCGGCGGCTGTCTTCAGACAATTTTCTGAGAAGCCAGGCCGACATGGCGAGGCTGTTCGCCGATCTGCCGGAAGCGATCGACAACACCGTCGAAATCGCGCTGCGCTGCTCCTACTATCCCAAGACCCGCAACCCGATCCTGCCGCGCTTTGCCGGCGGCGATGTCGCCGACGCCGACGCGGCGGTGAAGGCGGAGGCGCAGGAGCTTGTCAGACAGGCGCATGAAGGACTGGAGGCGCGGCTCGCCGCGCACGGCCTGGCCCCTGGCTATACGGTCGAGCAATACCGCCAACGGCTGGAATTCGAGCTCGGCATTATCGAGAAGATGAAATTCCCCGGCTATTTCCTGATCGTCGCCGATTTCATCAAATGGGCGAAGGCGCAAGGCATTCCGGTCGGGCCGGGGCGCGGCTCGGGCGCCGGCTCGCTGGTCGCCTATTCGACGACCATCACCGACATCGATCCGCTACGTTTCTCGCTGCTGTTCGAGCGCTTCCTCAATCCCGACCGCGTGTCGATGCCCGACTTCGACATCGATTTCTGCCAGGACCGGCGCGAGGAGGTTATCCGCTACGTCCAGCAGAAATACGGACGCGACCAGGTCGGCCAGATCATCACCTTCGGCACGCTGCAGGCCCGCGCGGTGCTGCGCGATGTCGGCCGCGTGCTGCAGATGCCCTATGGCCAGGTCGACAAGCTCAGCAAAATGGTGCCGTCTAACCCGGCCAATCCGGTCAAGCTCGCCGATGCCATCGCCAACGAGCCGCGTTTTGCCGAAGAGGCGGAGCGCGAGCCGATCGTGCAGACGCTGCTCGACATGGCGCAGAAGCTGGAAGGGCTCTACCGCCACGCCTCGACGCACGCCGCCGGCATCGTCATCGGCGACCGGCCGCTTTGGGAACTGGTGCCGATGTACCGCGATCCGCGCTCCGACATGCCGGTCACCCAGTTCAACATGAAGTATGTCGAGCAGGCCGGGCTGGTGAAGTTCGACTTCCTCGGCCTGAAGACGCTGACGGTGTTGGAAACCGCGGTCAAGCTGATCCGTCGCCGCGGTATCGAGATCGATCTCGCCCACATCCCGCTCGACGACCCCGATACCTACGCCATGCTGTCGCGCGGCGAGGTGGTCGGCGTGTTCCAGGTGGAAAGTGCCGGCATGCGCAAGGCGCTGATCGGCATGCGGCCCGACTGCATCGAGGACATCATCGCGCTGGTCGCGCTTTATCGGCCGGGCCCGATGGAGAACATCCCGACCTACAACGCCAGAAAGCATGGCGACGAAGAGATGGCGTCGATCCACCCGAAGATCGACCATCTGGTGAAGGAGACGCAAGGCGTTATCGTCTACCAGGAGCAGGTGATGCAGATCGCGCAGGAGCTTGCCGGCTATTCGCTGGGCGAAGCCGACCTGCTGCGCCGCGCCATGGGCAAGAAGATCCGCGCCGAGATGGACAAGCAGCGCGAGCGCTTCGTCTCGGGCGCGATCGAGCGCGGCGTTGGCAAGCCGCAAGCCGACTTCATCTTCGACCTGCTGGCAAAGTTCGCAGACTACGGTTTCAACAAGTCGCATGCCGCCGCCTATGCGGTCGTCTCCTACCAGACGGCTTATTTGAAAGCGCATTACCCGGTCGAATTCCTGGCCGCGTCGATGACGCTCGACATGGGCAACACCGACAAGCTCGCCGATTTCCGCCAGGATGCCCTGCGCCTCGGCATCGATGTCGTGGCGCCGTCGGTGATATCAAGCTTCCGCGCCTTCGAAGTCGGCGAGAACCGGATCTTCTACTCGCTGGCCGCGCTCAAGGGCGTCGGCGACGCGGCGGTCGAGCATATCGTCGCCATGCGCGGCGCAAAACCGTTCAAGAACCTCGCCGATTTCTGCGAAAGGGTCGACCCGAAGATCGTCGGCAAGCGGGTCTTCGAAAGCCTGATCATGGCCGGTGCGCTCGACTGCTTCGGCCACGACCGTGCCGCGATGATGGCGGGCGTCGAGCGGATGATGGGGCTGGCGTCGCTGGCGCAGCAGAATGCAATGTCGGGCCAGCACGACATTTTCGGCGCCTCGCTCGGCGCGCAGTCACAGGCGCTCAATCTGCCGGCGACCGACCCGTGGCTTGCCGCCGACCGCCTGCACCGTGAATTCCAGGTGGTCGGCTTCTATCTCTCGGCGCACCCGCTGGACGAATACAAGGCGGCGCTGCAGAAGATGCGGGTGCAGACCTGGGCCGAGTTCTCGGCCGCCGTCAAACGCGGCGCTGCCGCCGGGCGGCTTGCCGGCACCGTCACCACCAAGCAGGAGCGCAAGACGCGCACCGGCAACAAGATGGGCGTCGTGCAGTTCTCCGACACGTCAGGCCAGTATGAAGCAGTGCTGTTTTCCGAAGGCCTGGCGCAATATCGCGACCTGCTCGAGCCCGGCCGTTCGGTGGTGATCACAGTATCGGCCGAAGACAGGCCCGAAGGCGTCAATCTGCGCATCCAGACGGTGCAGTCGCTGGAGGACGAGGCAAGCCGCATCCAGAAGGCCTTGCGCATCTTTGTCAGGGACGACCGGCCGGCGTCGGCGATTCAATCGCAGCTTACCCAGCGCGGCGACAGTCAGGTGAGCATCATCGTCATCAAGGATGAGGCGCAGGGCGAGGTCGAGATCGAACTGCCCAGCCGTTACCGCGTCTCGCCACAGATCGCATCGGCCATGCGCGCTGTGCCGGGTGTGGTGGAAGTGGAGCTGGTGTGAGCTAACGACCGTATTCCGCCAGTTCGGTCGCATTGCCCGGTGACGATGCCGCTGGTATTGTGAGCTCGGCGGCCTAGGTCTTTTGGCGGCCGGGGGAGCGGGTCATGGATGAGCGGGATGCCGCTGCCGAACTCCAGAAAATGGTCAATGGCTTCCAGGTGTCTCAGGCGATATGCGTCGCCGCCACGTTGGGCATCGCAGACCATCTCAAGGACGGGAAACGCACCAGCGGCGAACTTGCCGCGTTGACCAACACCCATCCGCAGGCGCTTTACCGGCTGCTGCGCGCGCTTGCGTCGGTCGGCGTGTTCCATGAAGCGGAAGACCGGTCCTTCTCGCTGACCCCGGTTGGCAGTGCGTTGCGATCCGATGTTCAGCATTCGGTCGCGCCATGGGCGATACTGGCCGGGCGGCCCTATTTCCGTCAGGCATGGAGCGATCTGCTGCACAGTGTCAGCACAGGCGAAAACGCCTTTCGCCACGCTTATGGCAAGGGCGTTTGGGAATACCGGGCGGGGCATCCGGAAGAGTCCGTCATTTTCGACCGGGCGATGACGGCGATGTCGCGTGGCGTCGCCGCCGCGGTGCTCGCGGCCTATGACTTTCGGCGGTTCTCTGCCGTTATGGATGTCGGCGGCGGGCAGGGCGCGCTGCTTGCCGAAATCCTCCGCCGCAATCCCGGCCAGCGCGGCATTCTATTCGATCAGCCACAGGTCGTGGCGAAGGCCGGCCCGGTCTTTGACGCCGCGGGTGTGGCAGATCGCTGCGACATTGTCGCCGGCGATTTCTTCGTCTCGGTGCCCGAGGGCGCCGATGCGATTGTGCTTAAATGGATCCTGCATGACTGGGACGACGACACAAACATCCGGATCCTGAAAACCTGCCGCCGGGCGATTCGCCCAGAAGGCAAGCTGCTGGTGATCGAGAGCATTCTGGCGCCGTCCAATGAAGGCGCCGCCGCAAAATTCGGCGATCTGAACATGCTGGTCATGCCGGGCGGGCAGGAGCGCACGGCGGAAGAATTCAGGTTGCTGCTGGCGGCGTCGGATTTTCGGGTCGCGAGTATCGTTGAAGCCGGACCTCGCATCAGCATCATCGAGGCCGAACCGGTCTGATTGCGTTCCGGGGTCTGGAACGCTCCGGATGTTCTCAAGCCACAGCGGCTTCCCTCTGCTCTGCCCACTGGACGGCTGTCGCAGCGAAGGCTATCGCAATGGTCATGAAGCCGGCAGACAAGGACGGGTCGGAGTTTTCAGCCTTGGCGCGGCTGCGCGACATGTTGCGCAAGCTTTATCACGGGCGCACGCCCGCGGCCTTCAGGTTTCAGCTTGCGGCTATTATCATCGACGTTGCCATCATCGCCTTCTTCATCGCCACACCGGTGATCCAGGAATCGCCTTCGTTCCTCTGGCTCGATTATTCTGTCGCAGCGCTTGTCGCCGCCGACATGATTGCCCGGCTGCTGGCCTCAAACGACATGCTGCGCCTGATGAAACAGCCGACGTCGTGGGTCGACGCCTTCATCCTGCTGACGCTGCTGATGCCTTCGGCGCTGGCCAATCTGGGTTTCCTGCGCATATTGCGGCTGTGGTCGCTGTCGCGCAGCGGCGCGCTGTGGCGGTTTTTCGAGATGCGCGGCCTCAAAAAATGGCGCGAGGCAAGCCACGCAGTCATCAATCTCCTGACATTCCTGTTTGTCGTCACCGGTTTCGTCTACACCTTCTTCTTCCGCACCGGGGCCGGTCTCGAAGGCTATGTCGATGCGCTGTATTTCACCGTCGCCACGGTGACCACGACCGGCTTCGGCGACATCGTCCTGCCGGGGATAGCCGGCAAGCTCACTGCCATCGTCACCATGATCATCGGCATATCGCTGTTCGTCAGGCTGGCACAGGCGCTCTTCCGTCCCAACAAGGTCTTCTTCCCGTGCCCGCAATGCGGCCTTCAGCGGCATGAAGCCGACGCCGTCCACTGCAAGGCCTGCGGGCATCTCCTCAACATACCCGACGAAGGCGACTGAAATGCCAGGCGAGAGCGCGGTTTTGCGAATCCAAAACTGCATTCTAGTGGTTAAGAACGTAAGCGCGGCCACATCGCGAGCGCCTCCTTCTTCGTATCGGAAGAAATGTCTGACGCCATCTTGCCGCAAATGTTATCTCTAGCGATCCGTCCTCGATCGAAGAAGGATCGCATCAATGGACGATTGGAGAATCGGGAATATCTGGGTAACCAGAATTCTGGAGATGTGCGACCCTCTGGTGACGCCGTCGGAATGGTTCCCCGACTGCACCGAGGAAGCACTCGAACCGCATCTTCATTGGCTCACGCCCCGATTGATATCGCCGGCAACCGGCCGGCTTATTCTTCCCATCCAGAGTTTTCTGGTTCGTACCGGCCACCACATCATTCTGGTCGACAGTTGCGTCGGCAACGGCAAGACGTGCGCATACTTCCCGCATTGGCATCGCCGCAATGACGGCACCTTTTTGGCGCGCCTGGCGAATGCGGGTGTTGCTCCCGAGCAGATCGACTACGTGCTGTGCACCCATCTTCATATCGACCATTGCGGCTGGAACACACGATTGGTGGACGGGCGTTGGATACCGACATTCCCGAACGCCCGCTACATCATGGCGCGGCGCGAGTTCGAGGCCGCACAGGCCGCCTCCGGCGACGCCGACGAACGGACCTATGAGGACAATGTGCTGCCAATCGTCGAGGCTGGTCGGGCTGTGTTTGTCGATATGGATTATGAACTCGATGGCGAAGTGTGGCTGGAGCCGACGCCGGGCCACACCCCGGGGCACGTAGCCATCGGCCTGAGATCCCGAGGCGTAGCAGTGTTTTCCGGCGATCTCATGCATTGGCCGATGCAATGCATATACCCCGACTGGAGCTTTCGGTACGACACGGACCCTGACCAGGCACGCCGGACGCGGTGGGCATTCCTGGAGGCTTGCTCGGACAATGGACGTATCGTCATCACATCGCATTTTCCCTTGCCGTCGGTGGGAACTATCTCGCGACGCCAGTCATCATTCTGGCTAGAGCGGGATGAGATTTATGGGAGTCGTGGGATTCCCAAATCAGCGATGATCTGATTCAACCTTGCTGCTGGGCAGGAGGCCAGCATTGATGGTTGGATATTCAATGGACCTGCGCGAACGGGTTGTTGCGGCGGTCAAGGTTGAAGGGCTTTCGCGGCGCGCGGCGGCTGCTCGATTTGGCGTCAGCTACAGCGCGGCGATCGAGTGGCTGAAGCGGGTGGAACAGACGGGGAGCGTGGCGCCCCGCCAAGTGGGCGGCTACAAGCCGAAGAAGATATCGGGAGCGTGGCGCGACTGGCTTGTCGAGCGCTGCCGGGAGAAGGACTTCACCTTGCGCGGGCTTGTGGCCGAACTTGGCGAGCGTGGCCTGAAGGTTGACTACCGCTCGGTGTGGGAGTTCGTGCACGCCGAGAAGCTGTCTCACAAAAAAAGACGCTGATCGCCGCCGAGCAAGATCGTCCCGATGTTGCGCGCCGACGGAGGCAATGGGTTCTGTATCAGGACCGGATCGACCCCGCCCGCCTGGTGTTCATCGACGAGACCTGGACCAAGACCAACATGGCCCCGCTCAGGGGTTGGGCACCGGTCGGACAGCGGATCAAGGCCAAAGTTCCCAATGGCCACTGGAAGACAATGACCTTTCTGGCTGCGCTGCGTCATGATCGCGTCGAAGCGCCCTGGCTCATCGACGGGCCGATCAACGGCGAGAGGTTCCTCCTCTATGTCGAGAAGGTTCTCGTGCCCACTCTCCAGCCGGGCGACATCGTTGTGATGGACAATCTCGGCAGCCACAAAGGCAAGGCCGTGCGTCGCGCCATCCGAAAGGCCGGCGCGAGGCTCTTCTTCCTGCCGAAATACTCGCCTGACCTCAATCCGATCGAACAGCTCTTCGCCAAGCTCAAGCACTGGCTGCGAAAGGCCGCAAAGCGCACCGTTGAAACGGTCTGCAACGCCATCGGCCAGATTCTCAACCGCGTCACACCGCTCGAGTGCTCAAATTACTTCGCAAACTCAGGCTATGACCGCAGGTAATCTCATCCCGCTCTAGAGGATCATCAGCCGCCGTAATCGCCCAGGACGCCGACCACGCGAACCCCAATGGCGGGGCGATCGCGCTCGGCATGTCCGGCGTCAACGGCTCCGGCACCGTCGAGATCATGCGGCAACCGGCAAATCGAGACCTGCGTGTGGCGCTGGCAGGAGCGCTTCG is part of the Mesorhizobium sp. L-2-11 genome and harbors:
- a CDS encoding S-(hydroxymethyl)glutathione dehydrogenase/class III alcohol dehydrogenase, translated to MKTRAAVAVAAGKPLEILEVDLDGPRAGEVLVEIKATGICHTDEFTLSGADPEGIFPAILGHEGAGIVVDVGKGVTSVKKGDHVIPLYTPECRQCPSCLSRKTNLCTAIRATQGQGLMPDGSSRFSIGKDKILHYMGCSTFSNFTVLPEIALAKVNPDAPFDKICYIGCGVTTGIGAVINTAKVEIGATAAVFGLGGIGLNVIQGLRLVGADMIIGVDLNNDKKEWGEKFGMTHFVNPKEIDGDIVPYLVNMTKRGADQIGGADYTFDCTGSTKVMRQALEASHRGWGKSVVIGVAGAGQEISTRPFQLVTGRTWMGTAFGGARGRTDVPKIVDWYMDGKIEIDPMITHTLKLQDINKGFDLMHEGKSIRSVVVY
- a CDS encoding acetyl-CoA carboxylase biotin carboxylase subunit; translation: MFTKILVANRGEIACRVIKTARKMGIATVAVYSDADRDAVHVEMADEAVHIGPSPAAESYLVPARIIAACKATGAEAVHPGYGFLSERASFCEALEKDGIVFIGPKPRAIRAMGDKIESKKFANAAKVSTVPGWLGVIENAVHAEKIAGEIGYPVMIKASAGGGGKGMRIAWSKAEVRDGFDRARSEAKSSFGDDRVFIEKFVVDPRHIEIQVLADAHGNALYLGERECSIQRRNQKIVEEAPSPFLDAKTRKAMGEQSVALARAVDYQSAGTVEFIVDSEKNFYFLEMNTRLQVEHPVTELVTGIDLVEQMIRIAAGEKLAIQQSDVRLNGWAVESRLYAEDPYRNFLPSIGRLTRYRPPQEGQSGDIVIRNDTGVTEGSEISMFYDPMVAKLCTWAPTRLAAIDAMSEALDSFVVDGIEHNMPFLAALMQHPRWREGRISTAFISEEYPDGFAPIVPDSEEKAVLAAIATAVELLRRDRLDRLGGRLAPHSGVLKRDWVVKIGKDYLSASVIEGMISIPMELGLSIDGGTALTVASDWRPGDLVWRGTVGERRIAAQVRPVPNGLRIAWKGMSVSARAMLPRIAELERLMPEKVAPDTSKMLLCPMPGLVVSIAVAEGQEVKAGETLAVVEAMKMENVLRAERDLTVSKLKAKPGDSLAVDAVIMEFA
- the dnaE gene encoding DNA polymerase III subunit alpha, whose amino-acid sequence is MANDTLPRDPLRREAFVKASRPEAPARPFIHLRVHSAYSLLEGALQLGTVVGHAVRDDAPAIAVTDTNNLFGALEFAQKAVKEGIQPIIGCQTALAFSGEASDSQRDRRRQGPEMRPVVLIAATEAGYSNLVRLVSRVYLETPPGEAVHLTTEMLQGYCDGLICLSGGPRGPIGNALKEDRRDLAETRLLALKALFGDRLYVELERVSGYDRVIEKSSVDLAYTNDLPLVATNEAFFSSRDDYEAHDALIAIAEGSVVAVDNRRRLSSDNFLRSQADMARLFADLPEAIDNTVEIALRCSYYPKTRNPILPRFAGGDVADADAAVKAEAQELVRQAHEGLEARLAAHGLAPGYTVEQYRQRLEFELGIIEKMKFPGYFLIVADFIKWAKAQGIPVGPGRGSGAGSLVAYSTTITDIDPLRFSLLFERFLNPDRVSMPDFDIDFCQDRREEVIRYVQQKYGRDQVGQIITFGTLQARAVLRDVGRVLQMPYGQVDKLSKMVPSNPANPVKLADAIANEPRFAEEAEREPIVQTLLDMAQKLEGLYRHASTHAAGIVIGDRPLWELVPMYRDPRSDMPVTQFNMKYVEQAGLVKFDFLGLKTLTVLETAVKLIRRRGIEIDLAHIPLDDPDTYAMLSRGEVVGVFQVESAGMRKALIGMRPDCIEDIIALVALYRPGPMENIPTYNARKHGDEEMASIHPKIDHLVKETQGVIVYQEQVMQIAQELAGYSLGEADLLRRAMGKKIRAEMDKQRERFVSGAIERGVGKPQADFIFDLLAKFADYGFNKSHAAAYAVVSYQTAYLKAHYPVEFLAASMTLDMGNTDKLADFRQDALRLGIDVVAPSVISSFRAFEVGENRIFYSLAALKGVGDAAVEHIVAMRGAKPFKNLADFCERVDPKIVGKRVFESLIMAGALDCFGHDRAAMMAGVERMMGLASLAQQNAMSGQHDIFGASLGAQSQALNLPATDPWLAADRLHREFQVVGFYLSAHPLDEYKAALQKMRVQTWAEFSAAVKRGAAAGRLAGTVTTKQERKTRTGNKMGVVQFSDTSGQYEAVLFSEGLAQYRDLLEPGRSVVITVSAEDRPEGVNLRIQTVQSLEDEASRIQKALRIFVRDDRPASAIQSQLTQRGDSQVSIIVIKDEAQGEVEIELPSRYRVSPQIASAMRAVPGVVEVELV
- a CDS encoding methyltransferase; its protein translation is MDERDAAAELQKMVNGFQVSQAICVAATLGIADHLKDGKRTSGELAALTNTHPQALYRLLRALASVGVFHEAEDRSFSLTPVGSALRSDVQHSVAPWAILAGRPYFRQAWSDLLHSVSTGENAFRHAYGKGVWEYRAGHPEESVIFDRAMTAMSRGVAAAVLAAYDFRRFSAVMDVGGGQGALLAEILRRNPGQRGILFDQPQVVAKAGPVFDAAGVADRCDIVAGDFFVSVPEGADAIVLKWILHDWDDDTNIRILKTCRRAIRPEGKLLVIESILAPSNEGAAAKFGDLNMLVMPGGQERTAEEFRLLLAASDFRVASIVEAGPRISIIEAEPV
- a CDS encoding potassium channel family protein → MKPADKDGSEFSALARLRDMLRKLYHGRTPAAFRFQLAAIIIDVAIIAFFIATPVIQESPSFLWLDYSVAALVAADMIARLLASNDMLRLMKQPTSWVDAFILLTLLMPSALANLGFLRILRLWSLSRSGALWRFFEMRGLKKWREASHAVINLLTFLFVVTGFVYTFFFRTGAGLEGYVDALYFTVATVTTTGFGDIVLPGIAGKLTAIVTMIIGISLFVRLAQALFRPNKVFFPCPQCGLQRHEADAVHCKACGHLLNIPDEGD
- a CDS encoding MBL fold metallo-hydrolase, translating into MTPSEWFPDCTEEALEPHLHWLTPRLISPATGRLILPIQSFLVRTGHHIILVDSCVGNGKTCAYFPHWHRRNDGTFLARLANAGVAPEQIDYVLCTHLHIDHCGWNTRLVDGRWIPTFPNARYIMARREFEAAQAASGDADERTYEDNVLPIVEAGRAVFVDMDYELDGEVWLEPTPGHTPGHVAIGLRSRGVAVFSGDLMHWPMQCIYPDWSFRYDTDPDQARRTRWAFLEACSDNGRIVITSHFPLPSVGTISRRQSSFWLERDEIYGSRGIPKSAMI
- a CDS encoding IS630 family transposase (programmed frameshift); the encoded protein is MVGYSMDLRERVVAAVKVEGLSRRAAAARFGVSYSAAIEWLKRVEQTGSVAPRQVGGYKPKKISGAWRDWLVERCREKDFTLRGLVAELGERGLKVDYRSVWEFVHAEKLSHKKKTLIAAEQDRPDVARRRRQWVLYQDRIDPARLVFIDETWTKTNMAPLRGWAPVGQRIKAKVPNGHWKTMTFLAALRHDRVEAPWLIDGPINGERFLLYVEKVLVPTLQPGDIVVMDNLGSHKGKAVRRAIRKAGARLFFLPKYSPDLNPIEQLFAKLKHWLRKAAKRTVETVCNAIGQILNRVTPLECSNYFANSGYDRR